In Allocoprobacillus halotolerans, a genomic segment contains:
- a CDS encoding ABC transporter permease, whose translation MKVFLHFLKPYWKMSLITLIVVIFDVVGALMIPTITADMINIGVNGGTIEQMIQKGLFMLLVTVLSGLGALLGSWLCAELSSRIGKDIRDEVYDKSLAFSSSDFERFGTGSMITRTLNDTNIIQQAFVIGIQMIVPVPFMCIMGIVFAFNINKDMGVLVLGAMFLVVLVASFIIKKASVIFSKLQKFLDRMNVVLRENITGVRVIRAFNKEPHEQERMNKSFEDYAKASIKANQLFSLLDS comes from the coding sequence ATGAAAGTTTTTTTACATTTTTTAAAGCCTTACTGGAAAATGAGCTTAATTACTTTAATTGTTGTTATTTTTGATGTGGTCGGTGCTTTGATGATACCGACGATTACTGCTGATATGATAAACATTGGTGTCAATGGCGGAACGATTGAACAGATGATACAAAAAGGATTGTTTATGTTATTGGTTACTGTGTTATCAGGTTTAGGAGCATTGCTTGGAAGCTGGCTCTGTGCGGAACTATCCTCAAGAATCGGCAAAGATATCCGTGATGAAGTTTACGATAAATCCCTTGCCTTTTCGTCCTCTGACTTTGAACGCTTTGGAACAGGCTCTATGATTACCAGAACTTTAAATGATACAAATATCATTCAGCAGGCATTTGTGATCGGCATACAGATGATTGTCCCTGTACCGTTCATGTGTATCATGGGTATTGTTTTTGCATTTAATATCAACAAAGATATGGGGGTTCTTGTTTTAGGAGCAATGTTTCTTGTTGTACTAGTTGCCTCGTTCATTATTAAAAAAGCCTCTGTCATATTTTCAAAATTACAGAAATTTCTTGACAGAATGAACGTTGTTTTGCGTGAAAATATCACGGGAGTCCGTGTGATAAGAGCATTTAATAAAGAGCCGCATGAACAAGAGCGTATGAACAAATCCTTTGAAGATTATGCAAAGGCTTCGATTAAAGCAAACCAGCTTTTTTCGCTTTTGGATAGCTGA
- a CDS encoding replication initiation factor domain-containing protein, which yields MDYEGIFKRLDLAINDMGGLLDIAILRERYYANKVWKRSRKYEGINSGKLSGADRDTAKTFYIGSKNSPVYFCLYEKEKEQKALINRDILTVRDSYKKILKNLCCF from the coding sequence ATGGACTATGAGGGTATCTTTAAGCGTCTGGACTTGGCAATCAATGACATGGGCGGACTGCTGGACATAGCAATCCTAAGAGAACGCTATTACGCCAACAAGGTATGGAAACGTTCCAGAAAATATGAGGGCATAAACAGCGGGAAGTTATCGGGAGCAGACAGAGATACCGCAAAGACCTTTTATATCGGTTCAAAGAACAGCCCTGTCTACTTCTGCCTGTACGAGAAAGAAAAGGAGCAGAAAGCCCTGATAAACAGGGATATATTGACGGTTCGCGATAGTTATAAAAAGATACTGAAAAATCTATGCTGTTTTTAG
- a CDS encoding transposase → MYREILDEYLSHLEDLEARIERFQSKLEELSHEEAYEDKIGQLRCLKGVDTSSAMIFHVEVSDFNRFPNAKAFASFCGLTPSEDSSGDKTKRLSITKQGNTHLRKTLIECSQVLVRGTVGKKGKKLKSKQNGQDVKVIDYADKAVLRLQKKYHRMILRGVNRNIAITAVARELACFIWGIETGHIA, encoded by the coding sequence ATGTATAGAGAGATATTAGATGAGTATCTTTCACATCTAGAAGATCTCGAAGCAAGAATCGAAAGATTTCAATCTAAACTAGAAGAATTATCTCATGAAGAAGCATATGAAGATAAGATAGGGCAATTGCGCTGCTTAAAGGGTGTAGATACCTCATCAGCGATGATCTTTCATGTAGAAGTATCAGATTTCAATAGATTTCCAAATGCCAAAGCCTTTGCATCATTTTGTGGATTGACACCATCTGAGGATTCAAGTGGAGACAAGACAAAGAGATTAAGTATTACCAAACAGGGAAATACACATTTAAGAAAAACGTTGATTGAGTGTTCGCAGGTGCTTGTAAGAGGCACAGTTGGAAAAAAAGGGAAAAAATTGAAATCAAAGCAGAATGGTCAGGATGTAAAGGTCATAGATTATGCAGACAAGGCAGTACTAAGATTGCAGAAGAAATATCATAGAATGATATTGAGAGGCGTTAATAGAAATATAGCGATAACAGCAGTAGCAAGAGAGCTTGCATGCTTCATATGGGGAATTGAAACAGGACATATAGCATGA
- a CDS encoding ATP-binding cassette domain-containing protein, which produces MKVTHADFFIRTMPDGYDTVLTNDAENISVGQRQLLTIARVVLCNPAILILDEATSSVDTRTEMAIGKAMKALMKNRTSFVIAHRLSTIVDADLILVMQNGNIIEQGNHKELLQAKGSYAIYITASLHRKR; this is translated from the coding sequence ATGAAAGTGACTCATGCTGATTTCTTTATCAGAACAATGCCTGACGGATATGACACGGTTCTTACTAATGACGCTGAAAATATTTCCGTAGGTCAAAGGCAGTTATTGACGATCGCCCGTGTTGTACTCTGTAATCCAGCGATACTTATATTAGACGAAGCGACTTCTTCCGTAGATACACGCACGGAAATGGCGATTGGTAAGGCAATGAAAGCACTTATGAAAAATCGTACAAGTTTTGTGATAGCTCACAGGCTTTCTACGATTGTAGACGCTGATTTGATACTTGTTATGCAAAATGGCAATATCATTGAACAGGGAAATCACAAAGAGCTTTTACAGGCAAAGGGTTCTTATGCGATTTATATAACAGCCAGTTTGCATAGAAAAAGATAA
- a CDS encoding ABC transporter ATP-binding protein has translation MNIGDITALTEYAILTLFYIIMAQMVMVLLPRAKVCLNRIGEIINYTPEIADGQEQTTFDETTDEMVRFENATFRFGDADEDTLSKMNFVCRKGQTTAVIGGTGSGKTTIAKLLLRYHDVTAGKIMLKGCDIRDMTQQELRGHISYVPQKAWLFSGTIADNLRYGNENATQEEMLHTLKVAQSDFVFTLPDGIFSHVAQGGTNFSGGQKQRLSIARALMKKADLYIFDDSFSALDFKTDAALRKALEEETKNAAVLIIAQRISTILHAEQIVVLDDGKIVGIGTHDDLMEHCSVYRDIANSQMKGGVKNGQ, from the coding sequence ATGAATATAGGCGATATTACAGCATTGACAGAATATGCTATTTTGACTTTGTTTTATATCATCATGGCACAAATGGTCATGGTATTGCTTCCGAGGGCAAAGGTATGTTTAAATCGTATCGGCGAAATTATCAACTATACTCCCGAAATAGCAGACGGGCAGGAACAAACAACGTTTGATGAAACAACAGATGAAATGGTACGCTTTGAAAATGCAACCTTTCGTTTTGGCGACGCTGACGAAGATACCTTGTCAAAAATGAACTTTGTTTGCCGAAAAGGACAGACAACTGCTGTTATTGGCGGAACAGGAAGTGGAAAAACAACGATTGCGAAATTATTGTTGCGTTATCATGATGTTACGGCAGGAAAAATCATGTTAAAAGGTTGTGATATTCGGGATATGACACAGCAGGAATTACGAGGTCACATTTCTTATGTACCACAAAAGGCATGGCTGTTCTCTGGAACGATTGCAGATAATCTTCGATATGGAAACGAGAATGCCACACAGGAAGAAATGTTGCACACCTTAAAGGTTGCACAATCTGATTTTGTTTTCACACTGCCTGACGGTATTTTCTCTCATGTGGCACAAGGCGGCACAAATTTTTCAGGAGGACAAAAGCAGCGTTTATCTATTGCCCGTGCTTTGATGAAAAAGGCAGATTTATATATTTTTGACGACAGTTTTTCGGCACTGGATTTTAAGACAGACGCCGCTCTTAGAAAAGCTCTCGAAGAAGAAACAAAAAATGCTGCGGTTCTGATTATCGCACAAAGAATCAGCACGATTCTTCACGCAGAACAGATTGTCGTACTTGATGACGGAAAAATTGTAGGAATAGGTACACACGATGACCTTATGGAGCATTGCTCTGTATATCGTGATATAGCAAATTCACAGATGAAAGGCGGTGTTAAGAATGGACAATAA
- a CDS encoding ISNCY family transposase — MRKVVLRMNEENKYLTIKKLVETNGNKKRAAVKLNCSVRTINRLIIKYKTYGKAGFVHGNRGRAPATTFPLDIKNQIIKLYVDYYSNANFTHFCEIVHDDLNVKISDTTLNKWLREENIISPKATKKTRKILKNQLKAQLNNTSSRKIQNQIKEVIASVDENDAHPRRPRCKYKGEMIQMDASSYEWIPGQIWHLHLAVDDATGEVVGACFDHQETLNGYYHVFYQILTNYGIPAMFYTDRRTVFEYKRKNNAFDDEDTFTQFSYACHNLGVDIKTTSIAQAKGRIERLNQTFQSRLPVELKRAHIKDIESANEFLNSYLKNSMTDLLYTSIVPNRSLKCNHHWRRLIIHWRFFHQER, encoded by the coding sequence ATGAGAAAGGTTGTTTTAAGAATGAATGAAGAAAATAAATATCTGACTATTAAAAAACTTGTTGAAACTAATGGTAATAAAAAGCGTGCTGCTGTTAAACTTAACTGCTCTGTCAGAACCATTAATAGATTGATCATTAAATATAAAACTTATGGAAAAGCTGGTTTCGTTCATGGCAATAGAGGTAGAGCTCCTGCTACTACCTTCCCTCTTGATATTAAAAATCAGATCATTAAATTATATGTCGATTATTACTCTAATGCCAATTTTACTCATTTCTGTGAAATCGTTCATGATGATCTTAATGTCAAAATCAGTGATACTACCTTGAATAAATGGCTTAGAGAGGAAAATATTATTTCTCCTAAAGCTACCAAAAAAACTAGAAAAATCCTTAAAAATCAACTGAAGGCTCAATTGAATAATACTTCTTCTAGAAAAATTCAAAATCAAATCAAAGAAGTCATTGCCTCTGTTGATGAAAATGATGCTCATCCTAGAAGACCCAGATGTAAATATAAGGGTGAGATGATTCAAATGGATGCATCCAGCTATGAGTGGATTCCTGGTCAAATTTGGCATCTTCACCTTGCTGTCGATGATGCTACCGGTGAGGTGGTTGGGGCTTGTTTTGATCATCAGGAAACATTAAATGGCTATTATCATGTCTTTTATCAAATTCTCACTAACTATGGAATCCCTGCCATGTTCTATACTGATCGCCGCACTGTGTTTGAATATAAAAGAAAAAACAACGCCTTTGATGACGAAGACACCTTTACACAGTTTTCCTATGCCTGTCATAATCTTGGCGTTGATATTAAAACAACGAGCATTGCTCAAGCCAAAGGCAGAATCGAACGATTGAATCAGACCTTTCAATCAAGATTGCCTGTCGAGCTTAAACGTGCTCATATCAAAGATATAGAGTCAGCCAATGAATTTTTAAACTCCTACCTAAAAAATTCAATGACAGATTTGCTCTACACCTCAATAGTACCAAATCGGTCTTTGAAATGCAACCATCATTGGAGAAGATTAATCATACATTGGCGGTTCTTTCACCAAGAAAGATAG
- a CDS encoding ABC transporter ATP-binding protein, whose product MDNNQELFEEAYEMKNAKHTMWRFLGTMMKQKIRLIVVLVSVIFYTLFTIIAPLYSAKVVDLIWSNIQQALSQEYAFRITWQAGGMQMTILLLIYLASAGFYALQNFLMASFSEKLNLQLRKEISSKINRLPLAYFDNHKTGEMMSRATNDLDKMSEALQSGLLRFLTAMGTVIGSLVMMFSFSIRLTLIFLGFLAISLFLTNIVAKKTLQYATERQRCTGNLTGVIEEAYSGRVIIKAFNHEKESSKMIHDATEELAKATRKTDFIMNAINPLIRLVNRLGQILIAVFGGLMLIEGKMTPGVFQAFFQYVNQVGEPITEMSYMINSMQSALASVERVYEFLDEKELVSDIENKMTLTDVKGNVGFQNVRFGYSQDKILMQDISFRAKAGQKIAIVGSTGAGKTTIINLLMRFYEISAGHIILDGICTQDMTRTELRSHFGMVLQDTWLFEGTIAENIAYGKPDATREEIIEA is encoded by the coding sequence ATGGACAATAATCAAGAACTATTTGAAGAAGCCTATGAAATGAAAAATGCCAAACATACAATGTGGCGTTTCTTAGGCACGATGATGAAACAAAAGATACGGTTAATCGTCGTTTTGGTATCCGTTATATTTTATACGCTTTTTACCATCATAGCACCTTTGTACAGTGCTAAGGTCGTTGATTTGATTTGGAGCAACATTCAACAGGCTTTGAGTCAGGAATATGCTTTCCGTATCACATGGCAGGCTGGCGGTATGCAGATGACCATACTTCTTCTCATTTATTTAGCAAGTGCTGGTTTTTATGCTTTGCAAAACTTCTTAATGGCAAGTTTTTCAGAAAAGCTGAATTTACAGTTGCGAAAAGAAATCAGTAGTAAAATAAACCGCTTGCCGCTTGCTTATTTTGACAATCATAAAACTGGCGAGATGATGAGCCGTGCAACGAATGACCTTGATAAAATGTCAGAAGCTTTGCAAAGTGGGTTACTTCGCTTTTTGACTGCGATGGGAACAGTTATCGGTTCGCTAGTAATGATGTTTTCATTTAGTATCCGCCTAACTTTGATATTTCTTGGCTTTTTAGCTATTTCCTTATTTTTAACGAATATTGTTGCGAAAAAGACATTACAGTATGCAACGGAAAGACAACGTTGCACAGGCAATCTCACAGGTGTGATAGAGGAAGCATACAGCGGACGTGTTATCATCAAAGCGTTCAATCATGAAAAAGAAAGCTCAAAAATGATACATGACGCTACGGAAGAACTGGCAAAAGCTACAAGAAAGACAGATTTCATCATGAACGCAATCAATCCACTGATTCGACTTGTCAATCGTTTGGGGCAAATACTGATTGCTGTATTCGGTGGGCTTATGCTGATTGAGGGAAAAATGACGCCAGGTGTTTTTCAGGCATTTTTCCAATATGTCAATCAGGTTGGCGAACCGATTACGGAAATGTCTTATATGATTAATTCCATGCAGTCAGCACTGGCGTCTGTGGAACGCGTATATGAATTTTTAGACGAAAAAGAACTTGTATCAGATATTGAAAATAAAATGACCTTAACAGATGTAAAAGGCAATGTTGGTTTTCAGAATGTACGCTTTGGCTATTCGCAGGATAAAATTTTAATGCAGGATATTAGCTTTCGTGCAAAGGCAGGACAGAAAATTGCAATCGTGGGAAGCACTGGTGCAGGAAAAACAACGATTATCAATCTCCTTATGCGTTTTTATGAAATCAGTGCAGGACATATTATTTTAGACGGTATCTGCACACAAGATATGACACGTACGGAATTAAGAAGTCATTTTGGAATGGTGTTACAGGACACATGGCTGTTTGAGGGAACGATTGCTGAAAATATTGCTTATGGAAAGCCTGACGCAACAAGAGAGGAAATCATAGAAGCATGA
- a CDS encoding Na/Pi cotransporter family protein: MELTNIFSLLGGLALFLYGMTMMSNGLELAAGNKMKSILEKLTTNRFLGVGVGALITAIIQSSSATTVMVVGFVNAGLMQLKNAVWVIMGANIGTTITGQLIALDITALAPVIAFAGVVLIAFFKSKKLDAFGEIIAGLGILFMGMEMMSTAMVPLRESAEFANIVSNFENPLIGILVGAVFTAIIQSSSASVGILQALAMSGVVTLPSAIYVLFGQNIGTCITSVLASIGANRNAKRTTVIHLSFNIIGTIIFVIISMVTPFAAFMASLTPTNVAAQIANVHTVFNVVTTIILLPIGEKLVNLSYLILPEKPELEGKMQLKYLDFNIFTNDYHIGTSAIANTQLFNETQNMLDVAIDNVRKSFELLIEFREDKYEKLQKNEEYINYLNKNIVEFTTSAISTEFPVEGAQPIGLFLKVAADIERIGDHAINIANRAELLYKEDKQFSHEAMDEIGIMSSLCVNILDELKIMNYDEFSGIVDKVDVIEENIDKTHHQFSVNQLVRLKEKRCTTENSVVYTKILTDFERIGDHGLNIAQAFYKARETMKAMKMVKPEMIEETENKEN, translated from the coding sequence ATGGAACTGACAAATATATTCTCTTTACTTGGAGGGTTAGCTTTATTCCTTTATGGGATGACAATGATGTCAAATGGTCTGGAGCTGGCTGCTGGGAATAAGATGAAGTCAATTTTGGAAAAGTTGACAACAAATCGTTTTTTAGGTGTTGGAGTAGGGGCTTTAATTACTGCGATTATTCAATCGTCATCAGCCACAACAGTGATGGTTGTAGGTTTTGTCAATGCTGGTCTTATGCAACTTAAAAATGCTGTATGGGTGATTATGGGTGCCAATATTGGAACGACCATTACAGGTCAGCTGATTGCTTTGGATATTACAGCATTAGCACCAGTTATTGCTTTTGCTGGGGTTGTCTTGATTGCTTTCTTTAAAAGCAAGAAACTTGATGCCTTTGGTGAAATCATTGCAGGTCTAGGTATTTTATTCATGGGGATGGAAATGATGTCCACAGCCATGGTTCCATTACGTGAATCAGCTGAGTTTGCAAACATTGTATCCAACTTTGAAAATCCATTGATAGGAATTCTTGTAGGTGCTGTCTTTACAGCTATCATTCAATCATCATCTGCATCAGTGGGTATCTTACAGGCATTAGCGATGAGTGGAGTCGTGACTTTACCGTCAGCCATTTATGTATTGTTTGGACAGAACATTGGAACATGTATCACATCAGTCTTGGCATCGATAGGAGCCAACCGCAATGCCAAACGAACAACAGTGATTCATTTGTCATTCAATATCATAGGAACAATTATCTTTGTGATTATTAGTATGGTGACACCATTTGCAGCGTTTATGGCATCATTGACACCAACTAATGTGGCAGCACAGATTGCCAATGTACACACAGTCTTTAATGTTGTCACAACAATTATCTTATTGCCAATTGGTGAAAAACTAGTCAATCTTTCTTATCTGATATTACCAGAGAAACCAGAACTGGAAGGAAAGATGCAGTTAAAATATTTGGACTTTAATATCTTCACAAATGATTATCATATTGGAACAAGTGCAATAGCGAATACACAATTATTCAATGAAACACAAAATATGTTGGATGTAGCGATTGATAATGTCAGAAAATCATTTGAACTGTTGATAGAGTTCAGGGAAGATAAATATGAAAAACTACAAAAGAATGAGGAATATATCAACTATCTCAATAAAAACATCGTAGAATTTACGACAAGTGCCATTTCAACAGAGTTTCCAGTAGAAGGGGCACAGCCAATAGGACTGTTCTTAAAGGTGGCAGCAGATATTGAAAGAATCGGGGATCATGCGATAAACATAGCCAATCGCGCAGAATTGCTCTATAAAGAGGATAAGCAATTCTCACATGAGGCGATGGATGAAATCGGAATCATGAGCAGTCTATGTGTAAACATTCTAGATGAATTGAAGATCATGAACTATGATGAATTCAGTGGTATTGTTGATAAAGTTGATGTGATAGAAGAAAATATTGACAAGACACACCATCAGTTCTCAGTGAATCAGCTAGTCAGATTAAAAGAGAAGAGATGTACAACAGAGAACAGTGTTGTCTATACCAAAATCTTAACAGACTTTGAAAGAATCGGAGATCATGGATTAAATATTGCACAGGCTTTCTATAAAGCTAGAGAAACTATGAAAGCTATGAAAATGGTTAAACCAGAAATGATTGAAGAAACTGAAAATAAAGAGAATTAA
- a CDS encoding nuclease-related domain-containing protein — MIAGRITAPLGTDEWREQFNYRHQLNVNMPIFFAIGCVGCIIGNLCYRPYKKLKSGIQGEERTLNILKNLPINYTVLSNVQIEYDGKRSEIDNLIISTRGLIIVETKNYKGTTTGKENDSEWIISKTSSKGNTFQDSIKNPIKQVKRQTYILSQILKENSIYCWIDGYVYMAGGQCHTDSDKVYTEERKLLQIIIDSGRDNALSDEDMRRIQQVLKL, encoded by the coding sequence ATGATAGCAGGACGTATAACAGCACCTCTTGGTACAGATGAGTGGAGGGAACAATTTAATTATAGACATCAATTGAATGTTAATATGCCTATATTTTTTGCTATAGGTTGCGTAGGGTGTATTATAGGAAATTTATGTTATAGACCATATAAAAAGTTAAAAAGTGGAATACAGGGCGAAGAAAGAACTCTTAACATTTTGAAAAATCTTCCAATAAACTATACTGTTCTATCAAATGTTCAAATTGAATATGATGGGAAAAGAAGTGAAATTGATAATTTGATTATTAGCACAAGAGGATTAATTATTGTTGAAACTAAAAATTATAAAGGTACGACAACTGGAAAGGAAAATGATTCAGAGTGGATAATTAGCAAAACTTCATCAAAGGGAAATACATTTCAAGATTCTATCAAAAACCCAATAAAACAAGTCAAAAGACAAACTTATATTCTTTCTCAAATACTAAAGGAAAATAGCATTTATTGTTGGATTGATGGATATGTATATATGGCGGGAGGACAATGTCATACTGATTCCGATAAAGTATATACTGAGGAAAGAAAACTTCTTCAAATCATTATTGATTCAGGAAGAGATAATGCATTGAGTGATGAGGATATGAGAAGAATTCAACAAGTGTTAAAATTATAA
- a CDS encoding RidA family protein, translating into MKKVVQTTKAPGAIGPYSQGIDIGNMIFFSGQIPLNPETGEMPEGIEAQTKQALDNVKGLLESQGLDFSHVVKTTVFLDNMDDFNTVNSIYAQYFVEPYPARSAVEVGRLPKGALIEVEIIAVK; encoded by the coding sequence ATGAAAAAAGTTGTACAGACAACAAAAGCACCAGGTGCCATTGGACCATATAGTCAAGGAATAGATATTGGAAATATGATTTTCTTTTCAGGACAAATTCCTTTAAATCCAGAAACAGGTGAAATGCCTGAAGGAATTGAAGCCCAAACAAAACAGGCTTTAGACAATGTCAAAGGTTTACTAGAAAGTCAAGGTCTTGATTTTTCCCATGTTGTAAAAACAACAGTCTTTTTAGACAATATGGATGATTTTAATACTGTTAATAGCATTTATGCTCAATATTTTGTAGAGCCTTATCCTGCCAGAAGTGCTGTTGAAGTAGGTCGTTTACCTAAGGGTGCGCTTATAGAAGTGGAAATTATTGCAGTTAAATAG
- a CDS encoding helix-turn-helix domain-containing protein: protein MNDMEFIEALKTKRNACGYSQSRLAKELHISKQNLNDIENGKTRASKEMKHTLLHYLDYCNCTQPFTLNVDYLRVCFSTTDALEIIKDVLAMKIEYFIHEDYGLSALGTRLTGKRDKLVQFSEPLHGL from the coding sequence ATGAACGACATGGAATTTATCGAAGCATTGAAAACAAAACGGAACGCTTGTGGTTATTCTCAAAGCAGGCTGGCAAAGGAACTGCATATCAGCAAGCAAAATCTAAATGATATTGAGAACGGTAAAACAAGAGCCAGCAAAGAAATGAAGCATACGCTCCTGCATTATTTAGACTACTGCAACTGTACACAGCCCTTTACGCTAAACGTTGATTACCTGCGTGTCTGCTTCTCTACAACGGACGCATTGGAGATTATCAAAGACGTGCTGGCTATGAAGATAGAATACTTTATCCATGAGGATTACGGGCTGTCGGCACTTGGAACACGTCTTACAGGCAAGAGGGATAAACTGGTACAATTTTCTGAGCCGTTGCATGGACTATGA
- a CDS encoding MarR family transcriptional regulator, whose amino-acid sequence MKNYREANYRLCLAMNKCDELYYQIAKNTHIKENTLWLLYVLGDEKEHSQKQICEEWLMPRTTLNTVVKECINDGYIILSNQQHSKEKTISLTKKGKEFAEKVLKPVYEIENDVMKKVIEEFSEDFILAYERYAQYFEEAYKKRNRTE is encoded by the coding sequence ATGAAGAATTACAGAGAAGCAAATTATAGGTTATGTCTTGCGATGAACAAGTGTGATGAGCTTTATTATCAAATTGCTAAAAACACGCACATAAAGGAAAATACGCTATGGTTATTGTATGTGCTAGGCGATGAAAAAGAACACTCTCAAAAACAAATCTGCGAAGAATGGCTTATGCCCAGAACAACCCTTAATACGGTTGTCAAAGAATGTATCAATGACGGATATATTATTTTATCAAATCAACAACACTCAAAAGAAAAGACTATTTCTCTTACCAAAAAAGGGAAAGAATTTGCAGAAAAAGTTTTAAAGCCAGTCTATGAAATAGAAAATGATGTTATGAAAAAAGTGATTGAAGAATTTTCTGAGGATTTTATCCTTGCGTATGAACGCTATGCTCAATATTTTGAAGAAGCATACAAGAAACGAAACCGAACCGAATAA
- a CDS encoding ATP-grasp domain-containing protein, translating to MMDFNVIIKLYHLIKKQSKLNKEYGMIFVYNSDKTVRDKEHLSECVLPAEKNMIESSFRKVFEYVYTIDGEESFINKIESIRKKHKYVLVYSMAQNIDGIGRRCLIPLLCDYYNLINISADFMASTFSDNKLLMFNILSQNLAKYFPITKYHVEKNDFEEICKMLSNGKWVIKPNDESASIGVHVIDFSAKSKQEIEDYIHRYQNKYPIFSIQKFIDGQEVAVPLLKFNEEYYCPGISEVIFHNQQNYLDYDTVMLEGYSFKEYEGELKEQLIDVSIEVAKSLNFEGISRIDFRISNNQIYIEDIGANPTISETNGVNMIFCDKLSAESSCVYELLIYVKLIGLGLFIPSFNQSK from the coding sequence ATGATGGACTTCAATGTAATTATCAAACTTTATCATTTAATAAAAAAACAAAGTAAACTTAATAAAGAATATGGGATGATATTTGTTTATAATAGTGATAAAACAGTCAGAGATAAAGAACATTTATCTGAATGTGTTTTACCAGCAGAAAAAAATATGATTGAGTCATCTTTTAGAAAAGTATTTGAATATGTATACACAATAGATGGAGAAGAATCATTTATCAATAAAATTGAATCAATAAGGAAAAAACATAAGTATGTTCTTGTTTATTCAATGGCACAAAATATTGATGGAATTGGAAGAAGATGTCTCATTCCTTTATTGTGTGACTACTATAATTTAATTAATATTAGTGCTGATTTCATGGCATCAACATTTAGCGATAACAAACTATTAATGTTTAATATTTTATCACAAAATCTTGCTAAGTATTTTCCAATCACAAAATATCACGTTGAAAAAAATGATTTTGAAGAGATATGTAAAATGCTAAGCAATGGTAAGTGGGTTATCAAACCCAATGATGAATCTGCAAGCATAGGTGTTCATGTAATAGATTTCTCAGCAAAATCAAAACAGGAAATTGAAGACTACATACATAGGTATCAGAATAAATATCCTATATTTTCAATTCAGAAATTTATAGATGGACAAGAGGTGGCAGTACCTTTATTAAAATTTAACGAGGAATATTATTGTCCAGGTATTAGTGAAGTTATTTTTCATAATCAACAAAACTATCTTGATTATGATACTGTTATGTTAGAAGGATATTCTTTCAAAGAATATGAGGGAGAACTAAAAGAACAATTAATAGACGTTTCAATAGAGGTAGCTAAGTCTTTAAATTTTGAGGGTATATCACGAATTGATTTTCGAATATCAAACAATCAAATATATATTGAAGATATCGGGGCTAATCCCACAATTTCAGAAACAAATGGAGTTAATATGATCTTCTGTGATAAGTTATCAGCAGAATCTAGTTGTGTATATGAATTATTAATTTATGTTAAGCTTATTGGATTAGGATTATTCATACCATCTTTCAATCAATCCAAATAA